A DNA window from Anastrepha obliqua isolate idAnaObli1 chromosome 5, idAnaObli1_1.0, whole genome shotgun sequence contains the following coding sequences:
- the LOC129248915 gene encoding histone-lysine N-methyltransferase SETMAR-like: protein MTERLEQRYCIKFCQKLGDSQVETIRKIRSAFGDDTMGITQIKEWFNRFKNGRTSAESEPRSGRPVVIRDRRVTNREIAEEVDINTFAAHSDVTEDLAMKRVAAKFVPKLLTAEQKERRVEVSQDMLDSINSDPDFMNTIITVDESWVYGYDPETKMQSSQWKHSTLLDSN from the coding sequence ATGACGGAAcgattggagcaacgttactgcATCAAATTTTGCCAGAAACTGGGCGATAGCCAGGTGGAAACGATTCGAAAGATTCGGTCGGCTTTCGGTGACGATACTATGGGCATCACACAGATCAAGGAGTGGTTCAATCGGTTTAAAAACGGTCGCACATCGGCGGAGAGCGAGCCACGCTCTGGTCGGCCTGTGGTGATACGGGACCGTCGTGTGACTAACCGAGAAATTGCAGAAGAGGTAGATATCAATACTTTTGCGGCTCACTCCGATGTGACCGAAGATTTGGCCATGAAGAGAGTGGCGGCTAAATTTGTGCCGAAGCTGCTGACGGCAGAGCAAAAGGAACGTCGTGTTGAAGTCTCACAGGACATGCTGGACTCCATAAACAGTGATCCTGACTTCATGAACACCATTATCACTGTTGATGAGTCCTGGGTGTACGGGTACGACCCGGAAACCAAAATGCAGTCGTCACAGTGGAAGCATTCCACACTGCTTGACAGCAACTGA